A region of the Cannabis sativa cultivar Pink pepper isolate KNU-18-1 chromosome 3, ASM2916894v1, whole genome shotgun sequence genome:
CTTTAAGCCATCATCAGACCCAGTTAAACCTCGAACTATATCAACAGCCGCCTTTGTCACCTAAAtacatgaaaattaaataaattagataaaaaagaaagagCCCTTTGTTTGAGTTTAGTTTTGGAGGGTGGATtgtagaagaaagaagagaaggAAAAGGGTACCTGTGGTGATGGTGAAGAAAGGAAGTCCACTAGTTCTTCTAGCTCCGTCGCCATTGTTGTCTTCTGTAAATGTTCTTAGTCCGTTTCAGGGTAATGTACTTAATTTTGTTTCCTAATATACGACGTCGTCTTCGTTTTACagcaaaaaacataaaaaagaaatacGACGTCGTTTATccatctaaaattaatattcgCCCCTAGAAATAATTACATTAGTTTTGATTAAAAATTGAGAACTccaaaacatataattaattgataattgTTAAATTTgatgtttaattaatatttttaatataaaataattttattacgtaaattaattaaaaaaatatataaataaatctaGAACTTAATATTATAGCTAAATGTAATAATaagctaataaaattatataaaaaaaaaagcattatactaatacaaaattttacatcataacaaatattctagcaaaatatttttttcataatacaAATTTGTATTATCTCTTCGAGTGATTGTGCTTGGGTTGTGAAGGCTTTAAGCCACGTGAATAGTTCAATGTACAGCGTGCTTATCAACACCTGACCCTGAGATGTAGATCATCTAAAACACATTAGCATAGTGTGTTTTTTTCTGTTCGAATCGGGGTTTGAATCCAAACTTCTCCTTAAGAAGATAAATGGGGGCAATTCAAGTGAGATCTATTGTAGATTCAACTTTCTATTTACTAGTGAGATTTAAGCAGTATTTACTAGTGAGATTTAAGCAGTATgaactatattttaattttacattACTTATTAGCATCTTTATTGAAAATGCTAACAATCTTATCTCAATATCCTTTTCTTATCAAAATGAAGTTTTGGTATCTTAAATAGACAACTCTATTAGCCAAATCAACTAACTTGAGTACATTAAACGAGTGTCAATTATAGatagagatggaaatttatACCGCGGGGATGGGCAACCGCGGGGATCCGCCCCTAATGGGGTGGGGATTCCCCATCTTAGTGGTTAATGGGGCGGTGGTGGAGGACAATTTCAATACCCGAAGCGGGAATGGGGCGAGGGCGGGAATAATACTATCCGCACCATATCCGACcccgatatagatatatataattttttttgtttttttttcaaactttgactcatatttagtttttattttctattaggttatgttttttttaagtaggtttattttttatcttctatgaattatgaatgcataataaatatttgtgagaatattagtttaacttattttttttcaattattttaaattaatttgttttttcattttaccTTAATGGATACCCGATGGGTTCCCCATAACCGATGGGTATTCCCCTACCCCGAATCTGTTGGTTATTAGACAGGGATGGGACGGGGATGGGGGTATAAACAGGTAGCGGGGATGGGGGTGGGGATTGCATTCCTCGTACATTAACCGTCCAATTTCCATCTCTAATTATAGATAGTCATCATGGGCATGCTTCTAAAATTCCTCTTCTTTTAGAGACATAAAATTCTGACTAAAAcctttgaaaaaaaatacacatagaGAGAACATTCAAGGACCCCAAACGtaacaaataaaagataagAGGCTGAAAGAGAATCCTCAACACATCAAACTTTTATTGAATTACACATTCAGCTTTTATTTCCGGGTTAAGATATTAAATTTATCTCAGTAATGTAAATCAAATTAGACAATGTTCAGTTAAAATACATCATACCTAACAGACTATATCATTCTTATTTCACCATAATCTTACATAACAGCCAACCAGGCTTCTCCTTCTCAATACTGCTATGTGACTGGTGCCTGTGTGGCTTTGAATCGACTTAGGCTGATTAGAGGCAAGCTTTTCTTCTCCGACAAATCGTGTGTATCTTTTGACTAATCGCCAATTAAAGCTCGCGGTCTATGTCCAATGGTGAACAGAGACATCCCAGTTTGTGAAATTGCTCTCACAAATGCCATATTTGCAGTTAAAGTAGGGGCGCGCCAGTAATCACCAGTACCGAAAACAACCTTATTCTTTATTGCAAGCTTCCTAGTGGTTGGGAGGCTCATCATACGCTCCGAGGGACAATCAACAACAACCTTGAGACATCCAAGTAAGTGATCAGCTCTTAACTTCTCATTTGGCCCTCCACACATTGATACTAATTCCTTGAACTCTGAACAAACACTTTGGCATATCATACCTCTCTTTCCAGATATTACACTACCTAGTTCCACATGAATTGGTTTCTCAATTTCAGACATTACCTGTCCAATCACAAACTCATAGTTACTCTTATATTTTTCTCTCAAATCAGTTTCTGGGGTACCCAACAGTTTCTCACAACCACCATTGCTGATTCCCGAAACAACAGCAATCAAAGCTGTCGTGTCGAAATTCACATATTCACATTCTTTCTCGACACATATCCTGAAAATAAGTGTTGAGAAAGAATCATCCCTTTCGGATACCAAAGTTCCGAGTTGGAATGTGTTTTCAGCAGCACAATCCAAATTGGAAACATCATCATCACAATCATCATCCTTTGTTCTAATTTCAAGTATGGATGCATCTCTGTATGTTCTTGCTAATACATTAACCCACTCTTCTTCCAAATCCTCAAAGAAATCGAAATCGAAGACAGTAAACTCCAATCCAAACTCAACAGCCCCAAATTGTAATCTGAGTTTCTCATAAATGACTTCACTGATTCCATTAGCAAAGAAGAGAATAACTGAAGAAGGTTTAAGTGCCACAGAAGACCTAGCAACAGCAAGAAGTTTCTCGATTCGAAATTTCAATCCTTTACTCGAATGGGATTCATCCCAGGAAATGTAATTAGGGTTCCTATCAGAAACAATAATCCAAACTGGGTTCCTATTGAGAGTACAAACTACATCTACATACACAGAATCACAAGTTTTTTCACCATTTACAGAAATTGACTTACATACACGTGAAACTCCAGTAATGAATGGCTGTTGGAGAATGTGGAGAACAGCTTCAATGTGCCCAATGTTGAAACAACACCTAGGGTTTGAGGAACGGGAGAGAAAGGCAAGCTCAGATTTGGCCAATTTGAGGAGGGTTTGTTGAGAAGAAGGGTTGATTTTTGTGGTGGTGGTGGAAATCAAACTTCTTAATCTCTCAATAACATTTATGCATCTCTTCTTTGCTAATTCCAATTCTTCATTCTCCTTCATTCTCTATAATTCGTTTTCAATCAAATGCAAAACAAATGCAGAATTTCAAACTGAATTGAAATGGGAATTcatatcaaaataattatttgattcGAGTAAGTACATATgcaaatccatttcaatattcACAGTCATTTTTAGGAGAAATTTCCGATTTCATCAATAAGAACAAGAAATAAAGATCAATCATTGTGCAATTTCGTTCAGAAATAAATGAAGATAAAAACaagatattattaaataaggagTAACCTTGATTGGAATGGAATCAATAAGATTGAAGCATGGATTGAAAGATGAAGCTTTATTTAGTTGCAGAGAGTGGTGAAGTAAAGGGTTTGAGTTCAGATATTTCTGAAGGTGAAGCTCGACCAAGAGACGGAGACGAAGACAGTTTCACTCCATAACTGAATATGCAAAGAGAAATATCCTTAACATACCGTCAATCTCCAATTCTAatattttactcaatttttgtgttggaaaaatatatattaaaatacttttttttaaaacttttttctTACCACTATTTATttcactttttttaaaaaaaaaacaaaataagctTAGTCattcattaaataaaataaatgttagaCATCTCGATCATTACAAAATATTTCCTCCGGTAAGGAGGAGATCAAAATAGATCTGTACAATTGGTGGGTGAAAGCCCGtttagccacattatgggcaaCAAAATTACAAGACTTACTAACATTAGAAAAACTACAACTAATAAAAGAGGGAGATGACTAAACACAAAAAGAGACATAGTTATCAAGAACCCAATAGAACTCCTTCCCATTGAGAGCATTGATAGCTAGTCTCGAGTCACTCTCCACAATAACAAACTTATTCCCAAACTCCATAGCCAGCGAGACGGCCAAATAGCAAGTCGCAGCTTCTCCGCATAACACATCAGAGAAATCCAACCGAGCCGTATGAACCCAAATCACCCTTCTCATATGATTCCTTGCTACAACAACTGTGCACATACTCTCTAAACCCATTCTAACATCACAGTTTATTTTTATCCAATCCTGGGGAGGTGGAGACCAGGACTCCCTCACGATCAGCGAAGGAATGGGCAAGAGAGAATCATGTAACTCTACAAAAGAAGCATAAATATTGTCAATACATCAGGATTGGTATTATTGTGAACCTTTTCTTTTCGCATCCTCCATATAGTGTCGACAACAATTGAAGCATAAAGAAAGACGTCTTCAACTCGGATCCCCCTTTTTTTAAGATCCCAAATGAACTTCACCCAGTCCCAAACACGAATACCATTATCACACACATGGTAGATTCCCCAAGGTGAAGATCGCCAACAATGAAGCGCCACCTCACAAGTAAGAAACAAATGTTCAATTGATTCATCCCTCAACCCACACAAAGGACAACTTGTGTCCTCAATCTAAAATCGTCTCCCAATCTCATACCTAATCGGGAGTGCGTTAGACAGAATACACCACCAAAGGACCTTGTGGTGCTCCAAAATTTTGCTATTCCAAAGCTTGTTCCAAAGTGACGGTGCAATTGGGAGTGCACTATTTATTACacttacaatattatttttgtaaagttttaaaaaatttattacgtTTTTTTATCAcggtaaactaaaatattaaaaaatctgTTACTActgaaaattttataaaaatttatagaaaAGAGGCATGGAGAGTAGTTTGGTTATGTTTCATGCAAGTAGAACACACATAATTAGGAATAACCATTCAATATCTAGTTATATTAGGATAAGAATGAATATCTCAAAATACAGTTGAGAATGTATTTTAATTGAAAGATTATAACTAAATAatattacactaaaaaaaattaaaataccaaaaaatattaatctaataataataaacttttattaacactatatcataatattttttgagtaaatataatacatatatatatgtattatataaatattaattaattatatgtatatattttattaagctataattatttttgtataaagatatattttttaatctgcgatataaaaaatgtataattaatcataatttaaaaattatttttatttatacttagtttaaattataacaataataaaatatttatatagataATCAAAACCCTAAATCTCACAATAGCATTCTAATCACTCACTCTATGGTGATTATTATTCACAATCACATGCcacactcaatttttttttcttttgatttgagAAAAATAGGTCTCATTAAAACCTCAATGAAAAAATATCA
Encoded here:
- the LOC115711620 gene encoding uncharacterized protein LOC115711620, producing the protein MKENEELELAKKRCINVIERLRSLISTTTTKINPSSQQTLLKLAKSELAFLSRSSNPRCCFNIGHIEAVLHILQQPFITGVSRVCKSISVNGEKTCDSVYVDVVCTLNRNPVWIIVSDRNPNYISWDESHSSKGLKFRIEKLLAVARSSVALKPSSVILFFANGISEVIYEKLRLQFGAVEFGLEFTVFDFDFFEDLEEEWVNVLARTYRDASILEIRTKDDDCDDDVSNLDCAAENTFQLGTLVSERDDSFSTLIFRICVEKECEYVNFDTTALIAVVSGISNGGCEKLLGTPETDLREKYKSNYEFVIGQVMSEIEKPIHVELGSVISGKRGMICQSVCSEFKELVSMCGGPNEKLRADHLLGCLKVVVDCPSERMMSLPTTRKLAIKNKVVFGTGDYWRAPTLTANMAFVRAISQTGMSLFTIGHRPRALIGD